GTTTTTATCACCTCGCGCTCGACAAGGGCCTGCCGTTCTGGCAGATCGGCACCGATGGTGGCCTTCTGCCCAGGGCGGTCGCGATGCCGCGGCTTCTCATGGGGCCGGCCGAGCGTTGCGATGTGATCGTGGACTTCAGCGGCCTCGCGCCCGGAACCTCCATCAATCTGGCAAACAACGCGCGCTCGCCTTTCCCCGATGGAACAGACACTCGCCTGCCGCAAATCATGCAGTTCCGTGTCACTTCGCTGTCTTCGCCGGACGCGACCACGCCGCCGCAGAACCTCTTGCTACCCAACGTGCCACTGCTCGACCCAACGGGAGCCAACGTTCGCGATGTCGTCATATCCGAGATCATCGACGAAGAGGCCGACGCTCCGCTCGAAGGTCTTCTGGACGTCAAGTATTTCGACATGGAACCGGACAAGCTGCCAGCGCTCGGATCTACCGAGGTCTGGCGGATCATCAACACCACCGGAGATGCGCATCCCATCCACCTGCACCTGGTTCAGTTCCAGATTCTCGACCGCCGCACCTTCGACGAGGAGACCTACGACGAAACGGGCAAAATTGTTTATACCGGCCCCGCAAAGGCGCCTGCACCGAACGAGCGCTCGGCGTGGAAGGATACCGTTCTCAGCTATCCCGGCACGGTCACACGTATCATCGCGAAGTTCGAACTGCCGGCGGGAGCTGTAACCCAGCCAGGCCAAAGACTCCGGTACCTGATCCACTGCCACATCCTCGAACATGAAGACAACGAGATGATGCGGCCCTACGAAGTTGTTTGCTGAAGACGTGTCTGCTTTTTGAATTGCTACCTGAAGAAGAGCGAAGCTGATGTATCAGCTCCGCTCAGATTGGCGGCAACTAGAACAAATGGGTGGAGCAGGCCTTCAGGCCTGCATTGAGCTGAATGTTGCAAGGCGGTTTCAGCCGCTGAGGGACTGCCTGACTCAAGACGGCGCCCTCTACCATCACGTTCGCGGCTCTTGCGTATCGCCGCATCCTTCAGTCTGTTGAGGAATTTTTGTCAGTCTTTTGCGCTGCTTGGTAATCTGATTTACATGGAGAAGCATGTAAAGACATACCTGTTCGCAAGCGACTTCGACCAGACGCTCAGCTTCAACGACTCTGGTTATGTTCTGAGCGAATTGCTCGACATTCCCGCCGAGGAGTTCAAGCGCAAAGCTACCGGGATGGCAAAGCTGCGTCTCGTTCAACAGGGCGCCGAGCTGGCCTATCTACTCCTGCACGATCCGCAATTCCGCAGCCGCGTACGGCGCGAACATCTCATTGAGGTCGGAAAGCGCGTACCTCTGAAGCAGAACATCGAACTGCTTTACAAGCTCCTGGAGACCGGGATCGACGGATACCGGTTCAAGTTCTTCGTGCTCTCGGCTGCGCCGGTCGAGATCGTGCAATCAGCGCTTGAAGGCATGGTGCCGAGAGATCACATCTTCGGAACCGAATTCCAATACAGCTCCAGTGGCGAGATTGAGACGATCTCCAATGCGACCGCCGGTTATGGCAAAGTCGCGCGCCTTGACTGGTTGCAGGAACAGCTGCAGATCGGTCCAGATCACGTTATCTATGCCGGCGATGGAAGCTCCGATCTTCATGCCATGCTGCACGTGAACGGATGCGACGGGCTGACGATCGCAGTTTCCGAGTCACGAAAAGTGACGCGAGTTGCGCAACGTACAATTCTGAGTTCAAACGCCCTCGCAATGCTCGTCCCAATCCTTGAGCAGATCGTCCGCTGGTCGCCTTCCCAGATTCGTGAATTCTTCGAGTCGAACGGCCTTCTAGTCCAGGATTGGGCTAAGGTTCGGATTGACTGGTTCAATCTGCGGCCCGCAGGTGAAGAACAATTAGCAGGGGAAGAACAACTAGCAGATGGCGCGAGTGTCTGAAAAAGAATGACATAGCTTCATCCCATCGGCTGGGTAGCGATGGAGTTTCTTCGACATCATAGTTTCAAATATCGGAGCGCCGGACGAAGGAATCCGGGGCTCCGAGTAACTGAAATCAGCAACAACAAGCGACGGTATCGCGCCGACCCTTTTACAAGCTTTCTAACGCCATTGCGACCGCGTTACCGCCGCCCAGGCAAAGCGCCGCGATGCCACGCTTCGCTCCACGCTTCTTCATCTCGTAGAGCAACGTAACTATGATTCGGCAGCCGCTTGCACCAATCGGATGTCCAAGGGCGACTGCGCCGCCGTTCACATTTACACGGCTGAGGTCGAGCCCGAGTTCGCGTGTGACACCAACAGCAGCCACGGAGAACGCCTCGTTAATCTCGTAAAGATCAACGTCGCCGTTCTTCCATCCGGTTTTCTGCCATATCTGCCGGACCGCATCCACCGGGGCCATCATGACCCACTCCGGGGCCACGCCGCTCGTCGCCTGCGCGACGATGCGGGCCATCGGCTTCGCGCCAAGTTCCTCGGCCTTGCGCGCACTGGTCACGACCACCGCAGCGGCGCCGTCGTTCGTGCTCGGAGCGTTGCCGGCCGTTACTGTGCCATCTTTTTTGAATGCCGGTTTCAGAGCTCGCAGCGCTTCGATGGTCGTGTCTTCGCGCGGACTCTCGTCCGTGGTGAACATCGTCGGAGCGCCGCCCCTCTTCTTTGCCGGAATTTCCACAGGTACGATCTCGTCTCTGAACTTGCCGGCCTTGATCGCCTCGACAGCTTTGCGATGCGAGTTGAGCGCGTACTCATCCTGCTCTTCGCGCGTGATGCCGTACTTCACCGCCACGTTCTCGCCCGTGTTGCCCATGTGGTAGTCGTTGTACTTGTCCCAAAGTCCGTCGTGAACCATCGAGTCAACGACTACACCATTGCCCAGGCGATACCCTTTGCGCGCGCTTGGGAGTAGGTAGGGCGCGTTGCTCATCGATTCCATACCCCCAGCTACCACAACTTCCGCGTTGCCCGTCTGAATGGCTTGTGCGCCTAGCGCGACGGCTTTCAATCCCGAGCCGCACACTTTGTTGATCGTCATCGCGCCGACCTGTGGTGGCAGTCCGGCGAACAGCGCAGCCTGACGCGCAGGGTTCTGTCCGATCCCGGCGCTCACCACGTTGCCCATGATGCATTCGTTGACGATGTTCATGTCCGTGATGCCGGCGCGACGCACCGCTTCGCAAACGGCGAACGAACCAAGCTGCGGCGCGGAGAAGTCCTGAAGCGCGCCCATGAATTTCGCTACCGGCGTGCGGACGCCGGAGATGATCACTACGTCTTCAAACGAAGCCATCCATGCTCTCCTGGAAACTTGATTACGGAACTTGATAGCGAAACTTGATTACGCGAACTTGATTAAACGAATGAAGCCTGCTGGCCACTCGGTCGCGTCGGGACCCCACGTCCCAGACTCTCTGGCGCTGCCGACGCCAGCTACTCATTATAAGATGGCCATCAAGCAGCCTGCGACTCAAGCCGCGCCGGACCAGCTGCGCCGGAGGTGAATCGCCAATCATGGACAGCGTCCCCATCGTTTCGCCGCATGACGTCTCTGTACCGACGCCCAGGTACCCTGCCATAGCGCCTTGGTGGCATACCATCTCGTTCGTCATCATCCTGCTCGTCTTTTCTGCCGCAGGTGCTGCGGCTGACCACACGATGAGCGCGCGCCACGGACGCTGGGTCCAATACGCCGTCACCATGGCTTGGGAATGGATCCTGTTTGGATACGTCTGGTTCGGGATCAGGCGGAGCGGGATTGGAATGCGCGAGCTCATCGGAGGCCGATGGAAGCAGGTAGAAGATTTCCTGCTCGATGTGGCGCTCGCGTTTGGATTCTGGATCGTTGCTCTTGGAGTGCTGGCCGCGCTCGGCTACGCCATGCACCTTACGGGCGCGAACAAGCTCGAAGAAGCGCGACGCCAACTCGGATTCCTTGTCCCGCGAACGGGTCTCGAGGTGTCGTTATGGATCGCGCTCAGTTGCACGGCAGGAATCTGCGAAGAAGTCATCTTCCGGGGATACCTGCAACGTCAGCTTTCCGCCTTCACTCGCAACGCGTGGGTCGGAATCTTTCTCTCCGGAATCGTCTTCGGTGCGGGTCACGGATACGAAGGTGCAAGGCGCATGGTCCTCATCGCAATCTACGGAATGATGTTCGGAATCCTGACGCACGCAAGAAAAAGTTTACGACCCGGAATGATGGCTCACGCGGCGCACGATGTCTTCACCGGACTCGCGCTTCGTTTCCTGATGAAGTAACGGGGCAAATTCGCAATGCTCGCAAACATGCATGAACACTGCACGAAAACGATGTCTCCCCGGGACAGAAGTTTTGCGTCAATCGATTGCGAGAAATTTTCGAGCGCGAATTTCGTCTCTCCACCGCTCTCTCTGCTGCCGATAACCGTGGTCACAGCAGGACTCTCTTCTCTTTTTTTCTTGACATCGTTTTTCAATCAACTTATACAACTAGAAAATTGCAACAGTTGATCGTTGCAATTCTCGATGACAAATCGAAAGGGAGAATAGACACTATGGCAACGAAAAAGGCTGCAAAGAAGCCCGCGAAGAAGGCCGCAAAGAAAAAGAAGTAACTTGGCCTTCAGGCTAAGACAACCGGGGGACGCGAAAGCGTCCCCTAACTTTTTGGTTATGACTGAAATTGGTTATGACCGAAATCGGCTATGACTGGAATTGCGCCGGGCACTCAGACTTGCGCATTGTGGATACAGCCGTAGCCCTGAATCGATACTACGGCCAGCGGCTACCAGCTTCGTACTAAGGCCGTCGCGGCAATCGCAGCCGTCTCTGCTCTCAGGATGGTGTCTCCCAGGGAGGCCGATTTCCAGCTTGCGTCGGCGAACATCTTCAACTCCTCTTCCGTCCACCCGCCCTCGGGCCCTATGGCCAGCGCAAAGGTTCGCGCCCCGCCGCCATCGACCAGATCGCGCAGTGTCGTTCCATCCTCGACCTCCGAGAGCACGATCCGCAGTTCGGCTTCGGGGGCAAGCGCCTGCTTCAACCTCAGCGGCTCCGCAATCTCTGGAGGCGACACGCGCCTCGACTGCTCCGCCGCTTCGCGGGAGATCTTCCGCCAACGCTCCACGCGCTTCTCCGCAGCCTTCGCCAGGTGCGAATCCGTACGGCGCGCGATGACCGGCACGATCGCCGAGACTCCCAGCTCGGTACACTTCTCCACCGCCCACTCGAAACGATCGAACTTGAATATCGCCAGCAACAGGATGAGCGATGCCTGCTCTGCCGTCTCGACCCGCTCGCCAAGCTCGAAGTCCACGCGCTCGTCACTGACGGAGAGCACGAGTCCGCGCCGCACCTCCCCGCCGGCAGCGATATCGAATTCCTGTCCAACACGCGCCCTGAGTACGCGTGCAAGGTGCGAGGCATGAGCACCCACCAGCGCAGCGCGCTCGCCCTCTACCTCATCCGCAATCCATCTTCGTCTCGTCA
Above is a genomic segment from Clostridia bacterium containing:
- a CDS encoding haloacid dehalogenase-like hydrolase, with amino-acid sequence MEKHVKTYLFASDFDQTLSFNDSGYVLSELLDIPAEEFKRKATGMAKLRLVQQGAELAYLLLHDPQFRSRVRREHLIEVGKRVPLKQNIELLYKLLETGIDGYRFKFFVLSAAPVEIVQSALEGMVPRDHIFGTEFQYSSSGEIETISNATAGYGKVARLDWLQEQLQIGPDHVIYAGDGSSDLHAMLHVNGCDGLTIAVSESRKVTRVAQRTILSSNALAMLVPILEQIVRWSPSQIREFFESNGLLVQDWAKVRIDWFNLRPAGEEQLAGEEQLADGASV
- a CDS encoding acetyl-CoA C-acetyltransferase — translated: MASFEDVVIISGVRTPVAKFMGALQDFSAPQLGSFAVCEAVRRAGITDMNIVNECIMGNVVSAGIGQNPARQAALFAGLPPQVGAMTINKVCGSGLKAVALGAQAIQTGNAEVVVAGGMESMSNAPYLLPSARKGYRLGNGVVVDSMVHDGLWDKYNDYHMGNTGENVAVKYGITREEQDEYALNSHRKAVEAIKAGKFRDEIVPVEIPAKKRGGAPTMFTTDESPREDTTIEALRALKPAFKKDGTVTAGNAPSTNDGAAAVVVTSARKAEELGAKPMARIVAQATSGVAPEWVMMAPVDAVRQIWQKTGWKNGDVDLYEINEAFSVAAVGVTRELGLDLSRVNVNGGAVALGHPIGASGCRIIVTLLYEMKKRGAKRGIAALCLGGGNAVAMALESL
- a CDS encoding type II CAAX endopeptidase family protein, whose amino-acid sequence is MDSVPIVSPHDVSVPTPRYPAIAPWWHTISFVIILLVFSAAGAAADHTMSARHGRWVQYAVTMAWEWILFGYVWFGIRRSGIGMRELIGGRWKQVEDFLLDVALAFGFWIVALGVLAALGYAMHLTGANKLEEARRQLGFLVPRTGLEVSLWIALSCTAGICEEVIFRGYLQRQLSAFTRNAWVGIFLSGIVFGAGHGYEGARRMVLIAIYGMMFGILTHARKSLRPGMMAHAAHDVFTGLALRFLMK
- a CDS encoding RsmE family RNA methyltransferase yields the protein MTRRRWIADEVEGERAALVGAHASHLARVLRARVGQEFDIAAGGEVRRGLVLSVSDERVDFELGERVETAEQASLILLLAIFKFDRFEWAVEKCTELGVSAIVPVIARRTDSHLAKAAEKRVERWRKISREAAEQSRRVSPPEIAEPLRLKQALAPEAELRIVLSEVEDGTTLRDLVDGGGARTFALAIGPEGGWTEEELKMFADASWKSASLGDTILRAETAAIAATALVRSW